ctagtggctaaggtccttgccttgatcccatatggccgctggttctaatcccggcagctccacttcctctctatctctcctcctctcagtatatctgactttgtaataaaaaaaaataataataaataaaaaaaataaataaatcgtttagAAAATTTGAGAATTCAAGCAAGCCCACTAGAGGGAGCTCCAACCAACTATACCATACAGGGAGCTTCTCCAGGTAATTTCTGGACACCTGTCTGAAAAACAACCACCTACAGGCAATAGACTCCCATCAGTGTGCATGAAAACAATCACGTTAAAACCCAAGGCTTTTCACATTTGCAAAATCAATTGTGTAAGACCAAGAAACGGAGGCTGAACCGAGTTAAGTAGATTAGATCTCCCGAGCTTACATCTCCAGAACAGGGACTAGAACTCCCGGGTTTTATCTCTAACCAGTGGCCTGTCCTCACGTGGGCGTCCCGCCAGACCAGTGCTGAGGAGTCTACGGACCCGGTTCTCTACGCTTCCTGTTCCTAGAGTGGGAAAGTCTTTCCCAAGCACCTCTTCTGCACTGATGTCCCTCACACACTGCCAAACGCCGGCCTGAACAAGGGTTGCGTCCATTGTAACAACAACAGGGACACTGGGCAGATGGGATCACAGGATGTGACTCGCCCAAGATGGTTCCCGTCTGTCCTTGCCTCTGCGTCGCATCACAGCAGTGTTTTCGACGTGCAAATGTGGAACTTCTAAGCCTTCAACCTACACACAGTGCCTGCGCGGAAGTAGAGCCACGGGCGGTCTGCTCTTTACAAGCCACTCTTGTGGActtttggataaaaaaaaaaaaaaaaaaaaaaaaaaagcatacacacTCCCCTCGCCCCCGCTCCAGGATCTTGCTGCTGACAGCTGTTGGAGCTGATTCAGCCCAGCCCACTTTCTTCGGAACTCCGCGGTTCCCAGTTGCCTGGGCAACAGGCAACCTTCAGAAACCCCGCCTTCCCATGCTCAGTCCTGCCCCCTGAGTAACAGTTGCAGCTTCCCATTGGCTCCCAGAACCCAGACTCctcctcaggctcctggctgatTGGCCCACTGTCTGTGCCTCCCCATGCGTGGGTCACTGTACAAGGAGACCCAACAAGAGAGGGTCGGGCAGGTAGGAAGAGGTGAGGTAAAgatgaaggaagagggagggaactGTATTGTCTCACAGAGCGTTGAGCGTAACACCTTCTGTAAGCAGTGTCCACCTTTTGTGACTCCAGCCCTGCCTGAGGTTCCAAGAAGACCAACCCCGGAAACTTCTGGAAAGTAAAGGTTTGTGGGAcgtggaattaaaaaataagctgaTTCTGCTCCCCCCCAAAAAGGTTGAAGTATCTATGAGGgagattcaaataaaaaaatcatagaaaattaGTAGTATGATAGAAATTATGCATGATTTACTTCCTTTATtgttattgattatttttatctggaaggcagagttacagagaaaggagagacagagctcttttattcactggtttactccccagttggtcAAAACCTCTGGAGctgggctgttccaaagccagaagccaggagcttttcccaggtctgcCTCGTGACTGCACGGGCCCAAGGACTtttgccatctttctctgctttcccaggtatgttaatagggagctggaaatgaagcagagcagctgggactccaactagtACCTGTATGGAGTAtcagcattgcagacagaggcttaacttacaaTGCCAAGGTGCCAGCCCCTAATTCCATTTTGTACGAaccttgttttccttctttctcccttagTTGTAATTCttttgagaatcagagagagatgggcagaaagacagagtctccatctgttggttccctacTTTGATGATTCCAGGCTGGGATTAGACTGGCAAAGTTGGGAACTCCGTCCATTTGTCCTGTATGGATGGCGAGAATCCAACTACTGGAACAACCACTACTCTCTCAGAGTCTCCATAAACACAAAGCTCCCAGAATtgggagctggaaccaggaatcaAACTTAAGTACTCTAATTTGGGATATGGACTCCTTAACTACTAGACCAAACACCTGGCCCACTattttatgaactttctgaagtaccatATGGGTATTAGTTCAAgtctaattttttattattattattcttaaaaaaaaaaaagaagaagagttgtggggcccagcgtggtggcctagtagctaaagtccccaccctgaacgtgccgggatcccatatgggcaccgattctaatcccagcagctccacttcctatccagccccctacttgtggcctgggaatgcagttgaggatggcccaaagccttgggaccctgcacctgtgtgggagacctggataaagctcctggctcctagtttcggatcggcgcagcaccggccattgcgctcacttggggagtgaatcatctgaaggaagatcttcctctctgtctttccccctctctatatatctgactttccaataaaaataaataaatctttttttttaaagagttgtgtCTTAAAAGAGATACTTGGAGACTACATTTCTCCAATCCTCCCAAGACTCCTGTTCCCCTGTAAGGGCCAGCAAAAGCTTCTCACATCCAGATGCTAACTCATGGTCCCTTCCTTCGCCCAGGGCTGAAAGAAGATGCCACCAAAGAccaaaggaagagggaggaaagCTGGAgtgcagaagaagaaaaagaactcaGGAGCTGGTAAGGCACCGTGGGTGGAGGCAggtgcctctgcttctctgtgttctGGCCCAGAGACCAAGCAGAGGTCCTGGGAGGACTCCGTCCTCGGCAGGACACAGAAGAGCTCTCCCTGTCCTACTGTAGTCCAGTTTCCATGGAGCTGAGCATCTGGGGAACTGCTCTCCCACACCGTCCCTTGAGATCCTTCTAGCTTTGTGCCTTCCTTGTCATTGCCCACATTCTGAGTACCATATTTATGCTGGGCCAGGATGACACGTAGCAAGCTAAATGGGCTCTGCCATTGAGGATCCTTCCAGGAAGGACCCTCAAATCTGGTTCAGGAGGAAACCCAGGTCTGCGGGAAGGGCTGCTATGGGAAGAAGCTAAGGCTCTGCCATTTGCTGGAGCAGATGTGGAAGCCGAGTCCAGACACAGGCTGGAGGCGCTAGAGAAGGAGCTACTTCAAGACCACTTGGGTAAGGAGCAGTAGGTCTCTGGGAGACCACCACAATGCCACTCTCACTCCCTCTGTTACTTCTGTCATTCAACtaagtaaaaaagaaatgcttaaaaagaaagaaagacaagaaaatcCCAGAAGGAAAAAGCTTAGAAGGCTGGGTGCCCTGCCAGCCAGGTTTTTAGAGACAAAATCTCTCACGTCCTCTGGGGTTGCCTCAGTGGGCTCCCCCAGGCAGCATTAAGCAGGGCTCCGGGAACATCCGCAGCACTACAGAGGGAAGGGGCCCGTCGCGCCAAGGCTTCCGAAGATGGGCTGAAACAGAGGTTGCGGGAATTGGAAACTGAGCTGGAAGAGGCCCGCAGTGAGGGGAAGGCCATATATGCAGGTGCGTGGTCTGTTGAGCAGGCGGGCAGGAACCAGGGGCCTGGATGAAGAAAAACCAGAGGATGTAAGGAAGGAAAGCAAGGAGGTTCCTGAGCACTGGGCCTGGCCTCAGCGTTCCCTGCCTCGCACAAAGGCGGAAAGATCCTAAGGGAACCTAGGAGACCTCTGGGACCCCAGGCAGGAACTTCCCATGGGGCCTGATGCCATGTGCTGCCTGCTTGGCGGGACACGGGATGTGGTCACAAGTGGGGGGGATGAGCTGGAGGCCGATCCTAAACTGGAGATGGGGAGGGCGTCTGGTGTCCTTCCCCTTGTCCCGATTTCTAGGGTCTACCACCATCTCAGAACCACAAGAAGAACCAAGATAGTCCTTAGGCTGCTGTCCCCCAGACCCAGAAGTCTCTGTTCCTTGCACAACTTCCTTGCCTTTCTCCACGGTCCCCACTTCAGAGATGAGTCGCCGGTGCAGAGTCCTGCaggaacagacagacagacgcagcaagcagctggaggaGGAAGTCAGGGGTCTTCGGAAGCAGCTGGGTAGGCTTCTCCACCCCAAGCCACCCCCAACCCTTCCTCTCTCAGGGTAGCTAATGAGGTTCAGTATGAAGCAGTAAACTCAGagggcttgcttgctttcttccttccttccttctttaaagatttaattctttattagaaaacagaagatttacaaaggagagacagagagagaaagctcttccatacactggttcgcttcccaaatgaccacaacggccagagccgagccaatctgaagccaagagccaagagattcttcctggtatcccatgtggatgcagggtccaaaggacttgggctatctcaTTTtttacagcttttccaggccacaagcagagaactagagGGTCTTTTTCTAGAAGGCTACAGTATggagcttcagatt
The sequence above is a segment of the Ochotona princeps isolate mOchPri1 chromosome 4, mOchPri1.hap1, whole genome shotgun sequence genome. Coding sequences within it:
- the CCDC153 gene encoding coiled-coil domain-containing protein 153 isoform X2; this translates as MPPKTKGRGRKAGVQKKKKNSGAALQREGARRAKASEDGLKQRLRELETELEEARSEGKAIYAEMSRRCRVLQEQTDRRSKQLEEEVRGLRKQLETCQKEAEAAQEEAARALSERDHTLARLQAHVADMEAKYEDILHGTLDRLVAKLRAAQPQWDTTALRLHARHKDQLRQLGLNPLDL
- the CCDC153 gene encoding coiled-coil domain-containing protein 153 isoform X1, with amino-acid sequence MPPKTKGRGRKAGVQKKKKNSGADVEAESRHRLEALEKELLQDHLALQREGARRAKASEDGLKQRLRELETELEEARSEGKAIYAEMSRRCRVLQEQTDRRSKQLEEEVRGLRKQLETCQKEAEAAQEEAARALSERDHTLARLQAHVADMEAKYEDILHGTLDRLVAKLRAAQPQWDTTALRLHARHKDQLRQLGLNPLDL